One window of Campylobacter sp. RM12651 genomic DNA carries:
- the mscL gene encoding large-conductance mechanosensitive channel protein MscL yields the protein MKILQEFKTFAMRGNVVDLAVGVVIGTAFGKIVSSLVADIIMPIVGVLTGGVDFSDLKLVIKEGAKEAENVTVNYGLFIQNIVDFLIIAFSIFVVVKLINKLKKAEKEEEKPAPAPAPSEDIVLLTEIRDLLKNKN from the coding sequence ATGAAAATATTACAAGAATTTAAAACATTTGCAATGCGTGGAAATGTTGTAGATTTAGCTGTGGGTGTGGTTATAGGAACTGCTTTTGGTAAGATTGTAAGCTCACTTGTGGCTGATATTATTATGCCTATTGTTGGAGTTTTAACAGGCGGAGTTGATTTTAGTGATTTAAAATTGGTTATTAAAGAAGGTGCTAAAGAAGCTGAAAATGTAACCGTTAATTATGGTTTATTTATTCAAAATATAGTTGATTTTTTAATCATTGCGTTTTCAATTTTCGTTGTTGTAAAGCTAATCAATAAGCTTAAAAAAGCAGAAAAAGAAGAAGAAAAACCAGCTCCTGCTCCAGCTCCAAGCGAAGATATAGTGCTGCTAACAGAAATCAGAGATTTATTAAAAAATAAAAACTAA
- the hypF gene encoding carbamoyltransferase HypF, with translation MSVLIKLSGRVQGVGFRPEVCKLAKAKKLNGYILNDTLGVSLALDCDEKIAKVFIKDLKQILKKNRPLASIEKVKIIKTNETYNDFVIKKPSKDKHNLAVILPDFAPCKDCIKELNNPKLKRRFNHAFINCTNCGTRFSVISKIPYDRTNTSMSVFKMCKNCDSEYNNLNDRRFYAEPIACNDCGAKLNFDLAKAVKYLKAGKIVALKGVGGFNLLCNANDFNAVNKLRMLKNRALKPLAIMVKDIKMAKKYASFTKFEERILKSKERPILLLKSLNQSAFNIHFDFKNIGVFLPSAPIFHILFKELDFAIVATSANRSGEMIYSKKSDFKILKPDLIINHNRKIINKIDDSVGQVVANKYHHLRSARGFRPFYYEHKIKKNINILALGMEEKNEFLIYINGLCINSPYIGDLKDISVYNHFVKTLRFFVKNYKIKFDYVLCDLHPHFIHSEKITKEFEIGISKKTKIIKIYHHAAHAMSIGLRNIRAFCFDGTGYKNNHHISGGEVLDITKNTINTAFCFDEFKLVNVKNNELLAYSILKKYEIPCETNLNYDIALQNCTINTSSLGRIIDAFAFLVLGVKKNEFEAHSGMLIESFYDENIKDIYKIEFKNNKIIYKDIFATCLNESKVLACSKFINTIVYIVKFLSPNKRAILSGGVFCNKSILNLLLNDKEYKFYTPKNEAINDGCIALGQLNYFLNNMEFKD, from the coding sequence GTGAGTGTTTTAATTAAACTTAGTGGCAGGGTGCAAGGAGTTGGATTTCGCCCTGAAGTTTGCAAATTAGCCAAAGCAAAAAAGCTAAATGGCTATATCTTAAATGATACTTTAGGAGTTAGCTTAGCACTTGATTGTGATGAAAAAATAGCAAAAGTTTTTATAAAAGACTTAAAACAAATTCTTAAAAAAAATCGTCCATTAGCAAGTATAGAAAAAGTAAAAATAATTAAAACAAATGAAACTTATAATGATTTTGTTATTAAAAAACCAAGCAAAGATAAGCATAATCTTGCAGTGATTTTGCCTGATTTCGCCCCTTGTAAGGATTGTATAAAAGAGCTTAATAATCCTAAATTAAAAAGAAGATTTAATCACGCCTTTATAAATTGCACTAATTGCGGCACTAGATTTAGTGTAATTTCTAAAATCCCTTACGATAGAACAAACACTTCTATGAGTGTTTTTAAAATGTGTAAAAATTGCGATAGTGAATATAATAATCTTAATGATAGGAGATTTTACGCAGAGCCTATTGCTTGTAATGATTGCGGGGCTAAGCTTAATTTTGATTTGGCAAAGGCTGTTAAATATCTAAAAGCTGGAAAAATAGTAGCTTTAAAAGGCGTTGGTGGGTTTAATTTATTATGCAATGCTAATGATTTTAATGCGGTAAATAAATTAAGAATGCTAAAAAATAGAGCTTTAAAACCACTTGCAATAATGGTTAAAGATATAAAAATGGCGAAAAAATATGCTAGTTTTACTAAGTTTGAAGAACGTATTTTAAAGAGCAAAGAGCGACCTATATTGCTACTAAAAAGCCTTAATCAGAGTGCTTTTAATATACATTTTGATTTTAAAAATATCGGAGTATTTTTGCCAAGCGCTCCAATATTTCATATATTATTTAAAGAGCTTGATTTTGCAATAGTAGCTACAAGTGCAAACAGAAGTGGCGAGATGATTTATTCTAAAAAAAGCGATTTTAAGATTTTAAAACCTGATTTAATAATAAATCATAATAGAAAAATAATTAATAAAATTGATGATAGTGTAGGGCAAGTTGTAGCCAATAAATACCATCATTTAAGAAGTGCTAGGGGCTTTAGACCTTTTTATTACGAGCATAAAATTAAAAAAAATATAAATATCCTAGCTCTTGGAATGGAAGAAAAAAACGAGTTTTTAATATACATAAACGGGCTTTGTATTAATTCGCCTTATATTGGGGATTTAAAGGATATTAGTGTTTATAATCATTTTGTAAAAACTCTAAGATTTTTTGTGAAAAATTATAAGATTAAATTTGATTATGTTTTGTGTGATTTACACCCACATTTCATTCATAGCGAAAAAATCACAAAAGAATTTGAAATAGGAATTAGCAAAAAGACAAAGATTATAAAAATCTACCATCACGCAGCCCATGCGATGAGTATTGGACTAAGAAATATTAGAGCCTTTTGTTTTGATGGCACAGGATATAAAAATAATCATCATATAAGTGGTGGCGAAGTGCTAGATATTACTAAAAACACTATAAATACAGCTTTTTGTTTTGATGAGTTTAAACTAGTTAATGTAAAAAATAATGAACTATTAGCTTATAGTATTTTAAAAAAATACGAAATTCCGTGTGAAACTAATCTAAATTATGATATAGCATTGCAAAATTGCACTATAAATACTAGCTCATTAGGTAGAATTATTGATGCTTTTGCATTTTTAGTTTTAGGGGTCAAAAAAAACGAATTTGAAGCACATTCAGGAATGCTTATTGAGAGTTTTTATGATGAAAATATCAAAGATATTTACAAAATTGAGTTTAAAAATAATAAGATTATTTATAAGGATATTTTTGCAACTTGCTTAAATGAAAGCAAGGTTTTAGCTTGTTCAAAATTCATTAATACCATTGTTTATATTGTTAAGTTTTTAAGTCCTAATAAAAGGGCGATTTTAAGTGGCGGGGTGTTTTGTAATAAAAGCATTTTAAATCTTTTGCTAAATGATAAAGAATACAAATTCTATACTCCAAAAAACGAAGCGATAAACGATGGTTGCATAGCTTTAGGGCAGTTAAACTATTTCTTAAACAATATGGAATTTAAGGATTAA
- a CDS encoding HyaD/HybD family hydrogenase maturation endopeptidase — MRVLVLGIGNILIGDEGAGVIFLEYFRKNLAPNIYIKEEFKNQDLHQLVFLDGGTMAMNLAHIIADFDKVYVIDCINADDLEVGDVVFFDYDKVPSNINYQGSAHELEMQMMLNFMSLVGDLPACKILGIVPKRLEPMKISLSDEVKKSFALMQKCLLEELSKDGFLLEFKNDFSIEQAIENYRNLSSVN; from the coding sequence ATGAGAGTTTTAGTCCTAGGAATTGGAAATATTTTAATAGGAGATGAAGGAGCTGGAGTTATTTTTCTTGAGTATTTTAGGAAAAACCTAGCTCCTAATATTTATATTAAAGAAGAATTTAAAAATCAAGATTTGCATCAATTGGTATTCTTAGATGGTGGGACGATGGCTATGAATTTAGCTCATATAATTGCTGATTTTGATAAGGTTTATGTGATTGATTGTATAAATGCTGATGATTTAGAAGTGGGCGATGTTGTGTTTTTTGACTATGACAAAGTGCCAAGTAATATAAATTATCAAGGAAGTGCTCACGAACTTGAAATGCAAATGATGCTTAATTTTATGAGTTTAGTAGGTGATTTGCCAGCTTGCAAAATATTAGGTATTGTGCCTAAAAGACTTGAACCTATGAAAATATCTTTAAGCGATGAGGTTAAAAAATCTTTTGCTTTAATGCAAAAATGTCTTTTAGAAGAGCTTAGTAAAGATGGATTTTTGTTAGAATTTAAAAATGATTTTAGTATAGAACAAGCGATAGAAAATTATAGGAATTTAAGCAGTGTTAATTAG
- the cybH gene encoding Ni/Fe-hydrogenase, b-type cytochrome subunit codes for MKHYEFSIGLRATHWLRAFAILALCISGFYIASVFIAPDKSTEPNLFMQAKFRFVHNVAGFVLLACFIFKLYLFIFDKLSKKERVSIKDCFSLRVWIEQIKFYLFLGKHPYLKGVYNPLQFVSYFFFYIVLALLIITGFVLYINVYHEGFAGAITPFVKPFEAIFGGLANIRIIHHILTWVTMIFVGVHIYMAVFNAIKGKDGAMDAIFSGYKYK; via the coding sequence ATGAAACATTATGAGTTTTCAATAGGGCTTAGAGCAACTCATTGGCTAAGAGCATTTGCTATTTTAGCCCTTTGTATAAGTGGCTTTTATATTGCTAGTGTGTTTATTGCACCTGATAAATCAACCGAGCCAAATCTATTTATGCAGGCTAAATTTCGTTTCGTGCATAATGTAGCTGGGTTTGTTTTATTAGCTTGTTTTATTTTTAAACTTTATCTTTTTATATTTGATAAGCTTAGTAAAAAAGAAAGAGTTAGTATTAAAGATTGCTTTAGTTTAAGAGTATGGATAGAGCAAATTAAGTTTTATTTATTTTTAGGAAAACACCCGTATTTAAAAGGTGTATATAATCCACTTCAATTTGTGAGTTATTTTTTCTTTTATATTGTTTTAGCATTATTAATAATCACAGGTTTTGTGTTATATATTAATGTTTATCACGAGGGTTTTGCTGGTGCAATAACTCCTTTTGTTAAACCATTTGAAGCAATATTTGGCGGACTTGCAAATATTAGGATAATTCATCATATTTTAACTTGGGTTACTATGATTTTTGTTGGTGTTCATATTTATATGGCAGTGTTTAATGCAATTAAAGGTAAAGATGGTGCAATGGACGCTATTTTTAGTGGATATAAATACAAATGA
- a CDS encoding nickel-dependent hydrogenase large subunit — translation MQKIVVDPITRIEGHLRVEVIVDDANVVTDAYAGSTLWRGIETIVKGRDPRDVGFMTQRICGVCTYSHYRAGIEAAENALGIVPPKNAKLTRTLMNAALYMHDHCVHFYQLHGLDFVDVVSALSADPAKAEAEALKWCDKPLVCGVGELKAVQEKLKTFVDKGELGIFANAYWGHKTYRFSPEQNLVALSHYLECLKVQRTAAQLMAIFGAKQPHPQSLTVGGVTCVMDILDPARIGEYKTKFLEISDFIHRAYLADIKMAAAVYKNEPSVMNDVGVDNFMCADEFYLGDDYLFKGGIVTNMLSNPVLGAIDESKITEEATRSWYKNDKALHPYDGEQEPNYTGLKDEKTLNAKGELEDSKVFDMNGKYSWIKAPRYDNLPVQVGPLATIVVNYLAKNPIVTKEVDALLAELNIELKDLLSTLGRTAARMIEAKIISEHALKALDSLVENLKVDQSTCAPYKIDNSKEYKGRFIGNAPRGMLSHWIRIKDGIVQNYQAVVPSTWNASPKDANGKMGTYEACLIGLKIEDLTKPLEIIRKIHSYDPCIACAVHVLDKKGNKLGEYKVGV, via the coding sequence ATGCAAAAAATAGTAGTAGATCCAATTACAAGAATTGAAGGACATTTAAGAGTAGAAGTAATAGTTGATGATGCAAATGTAGTAACTGATGCTTATGCGGGTTCAACATTATGGCGTGGAATTGAAACTATTGTAAAAGGAAGAGACCCTAGAGATGTTGGCTTTATGACTCAAAGAATTTGTGGAGTTTGCACTTATTCGCATTATAGAGCAGGTATTGAAGCGGCTGAAAATGCTTTAGGTATAGTTCCACCAAAAAATGCAAAACTTACAAGAACATTAATGAATGCAGCTTTATATATGCACGATCATTGTGTGCATTTTTATCAATTACACGGGCTTGATTTTGTTGATGTAGTGAGTGCTTTAAGTGCTGACCCAGCAAAAGCTGAAGCTGAAGCTTTAAAATGGTGTGATAAGCCTTTAGTTTGTGGTGTAGGAGAACTTAAAGCAGTTCAAGAAAAATTAAAAACATTCGTAGATAAAGGAGAATTAGGAATATTTGCGAATGCTTATTGGGGACATAAAACTTATCGCTTTAGCCCAGAGCAAAACTTAGTAGCGTTAAGCCATTATTTAGAATGTTTAAAAGTGCAAAGAACAGCAGCACAATTAATGGCTATTTTTGGTGCAAAACAACCACACCCACAAAGCTTAACCGTAGGTGGTGTAACTTGCGTTATGGATATACTTGACCCTGCTAGAATTGGCGAGTATAAAACTAAATTCTTAGAAATTAGCGATTTTATTCATCGTGCTTATTTAGCTGATATTAAGATGGCTGCAGCTGTTTATAAAAATGAGCCAAGTGTAATGAATGATGTTGGCGTTGATAATTTCATGTGTGCTGATGAGTTTTATTTAGGAGATGATTATTTATTTAAAGGTGGAATTGTAACTAATATGCTAAGCAATCCTGTATTAGGTGCTATTGATGAGAGCAAAATCACAGAAGAAGCAACAAGGTCTTGGTATAAAAACGATAAAGCATTACACCCTTATGATGGCGAACAAGAGCCAAATTATACAGGTCTAAAAGATGAAAAAACTCTAAACGCTAAAGGCGAATTAGAAGATTCTAAAGTATTTGATATGAATGGAAAATATAGCTGGATTAAAGCTCCAAGATATGATAATTTACCTGTTCAAGTAGGACCACTTGCTACTATAGTTGTAAATTATTTAGCTAAAAATCCAATCGTTACAAAAGAAGTTGACGCTTTATTAGCTGAATTAAATATTGAGCTTAAAGACTTACTTAGCACTTTAGGAAGAACTGCAGCAAGAATGATTGAAGCAAAAATAATAAGCGAACACGCACTTAAAGCTCTTGATAGTTTAGTTGAAAATCTAAAAGTAGATCAAAGCACTTGCGCTCCATATAAAATAGATAATTCTAAAGAATACAAAGGTCGCTTTATAGGTAATGCTCCTAGGGGAATGCTAAGTCATTGGATTAGAATTAAAGATGGCATAGTGCAAAATTATCAAGCAGTAGTTCCATCTACTTGGAATGCAAGTCCTAAAGATGCAAATGGTAAAATGGGAACTTATGAAGCTTGTTTAATTGGTCTAAAGATTGAAGATTTAACCAAGCCACTTGAAATTATTAGAAAAATCCATTCGTATGACCCTTGCATTGCTTGTGCTGTGCATGTATTAGATAAAAAAGGTAATAAGTTAGGCGAATATAAAGTAGGAGTTTGA
- a CDS encoding bifunctional 4-hydroxy-2-oxoglutarate aldolase/2-dehydro-3-deoxy-phosphogluconate aldolase, with the protein MNAREILKINPVIPVIAIDDINDALPLAKALVSGGVRVLEITLRTPAGLKAIELISKEVPEAIVGAGTVINAKQYKDVVSAGAKFAISPGITEKLLKEIDYKIPLIAGIASPAELMLGLEYGLDTFKLFPASVVGGVPMLKAIYGPFSDVRFCPTGGISENNAKEYLSQPNVLCVGGSWLAPKELIKAKNWDEITNIARKTLELKNTL; encoded by the coding sequence ATGAACGCAAGAGAAATTTTAAAAATAAATCCAGTAATTCCTGTGATAGCAATTGATGATATAAATGATGCCTTACCTTTAGCTAAGGCTTTAGTTTCAGGTGGAGTAAGAGTGCTTGAAATTACTCTTAGAACTCCTGCAGGGCTAAAAGCAATTGAGTTAATTAGTAAAGAAGTTCCTGAAGCAATCGTTGGAGCAGGAACAGTAATTAATGCTAAGCAATATAAAGATGTTGTTAGTGCTGGTGCAAAGTTTGCAATAAGTCCAGGTATTACTGAAAAATTATTAAAAGAGATTGATTATAAAATCCCTTTAATAGCAGGTATTGCAAGTCCAGCAGAGCTAATGCTTGGGCTTGAATATGGGCTTGATACCTTTAAATTATTTCCTGCTAGTGTTGTTGGTGGAGTGCCTATGTTAAAGGCTATTTATGGGCCATTTAGTGATGTTAGATTTTGTCCTACGGGTGGTATTAGCGAAAATAATGCTAAAGAATATTTAAGCCAACCAAATGTGCTTTGCGTTGGTGGTTCTTGGCTTGCACCAAAAGAGCTAATAAAGGCTAAAAATTGGGATGAAATCACGAATATTGCAAGAAAAACTTTAGAGTTAAAAAATACTTTATAA
- the edd gene encoding phosphogluconate dehydratase, translated as MTNKKLLEITEKIIKRSEKTRKDYLNLIDNANEKINRSKLGCANLAHAYAAIPESVREKLNNSNSTHLAIISSYNDVLSAHEPYKDYPLKLKQSCIKEGVSVQVASCTPSMCDGITQGYDGMQLSLYSRDVIAMSTAIGLSHNIFDGAFYLGVCDKIVPGLLMGALRFGQLPAMFIPSGPMPTGLSNSDKSIAREKYAQGLISKQDLLNTEMKMYHSSGTCTFYGTANSNQVMIELLGLHMPNSAFINPNTKLREKIIDFSARHFAKGVKDKSILPIGKMIDEKSIVNAIVGLMATGGSTNHTLHLIAIAKAAGIIINWDDFNDISNITPLLAKVYPNGKADINDFYEAGGLSFVINELLNNGALHDDVNTIAGFGLSNYTKDPILKDDEITYEKCLENSRNVEIITTYDKPFSTTGGLKVLSGNIGRSVIKVSAVSDDNLYIKQRAIVFNDQLELMKAYEKGELNKDFIAVVKYQGPRANGMPELHKLIPPLGVLMSKGYKVALITDGRMSGASGKVPAAIHTSPEALLNGNISKIKDGDLIEFDAINGTLNVLEDDFLTREIKHIDLSANELGSGRELFKALRNSCLSAEEGGVSF; from the coding sequence ATGACAAATAAAAAATTATTAGAAATCACTGAAAAGATTATAAAAAGAAGTGAAAAAACTAGAAAAGATTATCTTAATTTAATAGATAATGCTAATGAAAAAATCAATCGCTCAAAGCTAGGTTGTGCTAATTTAGCTCACGCTTATGCAGCAATTCCTGAAAGCGTAAGAGAAAAATTAAATAATTCAAATAGCACTCATTTAGCTATTATTTCAAGCTATAACGATGTTTTATCAGCTCACGAACCTTACAAGGATTATCCTTTAAAATTAAAGCAATCTTGTATAAAAGAAGGTGTAAGTGTTCAAGTTGCAAGCTGCACTCCTTCAATGTGTGATGGTATTACTCAAGGCTATGATGGTATGCAACTTAGCCTTTATTCTCGTGATGTAATAGCTATGAGCACAGCGATTGGATTATCTCATAATATTTTTGATGGGGCGTTTTATCTTGGAGTGTGTGATAAGATAGTTCCTGGGCTTTTAATGGGAGCGTTAAGATTTGGGCAATTACCTGCTATGTTTATTCCAAGTGGTCCTATGCCAACAGGACTTAGTAATTCTGATAAAAGTATTGCTAGAGAAAAATATGCTCAAGGACTTATTTCTAAGCAAGATTTATTAAATACTGAAATGAAAATGTATCATAGTTCAGGCACTTGCACCTTTTATGGAACTGCTAATTCAAATCAAGTTATGATTGAATTATTAGGTCTTCATATGCCAAATTCTGCTTTTATTAATCCAAATACAAAGCTAAGAGAAAAAATAATTGATTTTAGTGCTAGACATTTTGCAAAAGGTGTAAAAGATAAAAGTATTTTACCAATAGGCAAAATGATAGATGAAAAAAGTATAGTAAATGCAATAGTAGGGCTTATGGCAACAGGTGGCTCAACCAATCATACTTTACACTTAATTGCAATTGCAAAGGCTGCGGGAATTATTATTAATTGGGACGATTTTAATGATATTTCAAATATTACTCCACTTTTAGCTAAGGTTTATCCTAATGGTAAGGCTGATATAAATGATTTTTATGAAGCGGGTGGATTGTCGTTTGTAATTAATGAATTATTAAATAATGGTGCATTACATGATGATGTAAATACTATAGCAGGATTTGGGCTTAGTAATTATACGAAAGACCCTATCTTAAAAGATGATGAAATTACTTATGAAAAATGCCTTGAAAATAGCAGAAATGTTGAAATAATCACGACTTATGATAAGCCATTTAGCACTACAGGTGGGCTAAAAGTTTTAAGTGGAAATATTGGTCGTTCGGTAATTAAAGTAAGTGCTGTAAGCGATGATAATTTATATATTAAACAAAGAGCTATCGTATTTAACGACCAACTTGAGTTAATGAAAGCTTACGAAAAAGGCGAATTAAATAAAGACTTCATAGCAGTTGTAAAATATCAAGGCCCAAGAGCAAATGGAATGCCTGAACTTCATAAATTAATTCCGCCTTTAGGGGTATTAATGTCTAAAGGATATAAAGTTGCATTAATTACTGATGGTAGAATGAGCGGGGCTAGTGGAAAAGTTCCTGCAGCAATTCATACAAGTCCTGAAGCCTTATTAAATGGAAATATTTCTAAGATTAAAGATGGGGATTTGATAGAATTTGACGCAATCAATGGCACTTTAAATGTATTAGAAGATGATTTCTTAACTAGAGAAATTAAGCATATTGATTTAAGTGCAAATGAGTTAGGTAGTGGTAGAGAGCTTTTTAAAGCTTTAAGAAATAGTTGTTTAAGCGCCGAAGAAGGCGGAGTAAGTTTTTAA